A stretch of Chitinivibrionales bacterium DNA encodes these proteins:
- a CDS encoding LamG-like jellyroll fold domain-containing protein: MNHRSFFFQAFFLFCYALALNTYSLPAGTIAYYPLDNNCNDYSGNGNNGSAYGGPAWVAGYSGNALYCDGVNDYVSVPNSNSLTITNQLSVSAWIKPEKGSMWYRIVGMSNSTQSENTWCLGMAMNGGIYFCVWNSNGQNNTNCSQLIPLNKWSHVAGTWDGTTLRAYLNGVLQPEQVAAYGPVLSSTGPLIIGRKPDNTYYFQGAIDEVIIFNRALSQSEITGLYNFPPYSSPILIPVPSPTTNRRPALSWHTVPQAAAYTVQVDTTRLFAKPCLKTPLLDTTYQVPIDLPVDTIYWQVIAGINDSTMYYSEIGSFVIQDPRVPLLIPYEPKVTQERRPALAWHPVAGATTYTLEAATNGLFTNLVLLSPMPDTHYVAQTDFPISTIYWRVKSDLVDKWSTVDTFQIMPDTIPFLIRFNGATLSTKRPTFLWHPVANAGGYRIEAASDRNFTQNYTTVPVPDTFYAPLVDMTQGTWFWHVSCGRNYQLFSPADSFVIAPVEVMQNAKAAAGPLRILSDGSRIRIIQDRAFTGQPDVRIYSISGKCLYEGSVNATGSGMILLDKCLPAGLYIVEINEANRLTKGKVLLK; the protein is encoded by the coding sequence ATGAATCACCGTTCCTTCTTCTTTCAGGCTTTTTTTCTCTTTTGTTACGCCCTCGCACTTAATACCTATTCGCTGCCGGCCGGAACCATAGCCTATTATCCCCTCGACAACAATTGCAACGACTACAGCGGCAATGGAAACAACGGCTCCGCATATGGAGGCCCGGCCTGGGTCGCCGGCTATTCCGGCAATGCGCTGTATTGTGACGGCGTCAACGATTACGTTTCGGTCCCCAACAGCAATTCGCTCACGATCACCAACCAGCTGAGTGTTTCTGCATGGATAAAGCCGGAAAAAGGAAGCATGTGGTACCGGATCGTCGGCATGTCCAATTCAACCCAAAGCGAGAACACTTGGTGCCTTGGAATGGCGATGAACGGCGGAATTTACTTTTGCGTCTGGAATAGCAACGGCCAGAACAACACCAATTGCAGCCAGCTTATTCCGTTGAACAAATGGAGCCACGTGGCAGGCACATGGGACGGCACGACGCTGCGCGCCTATCTCAACGGCGTGCTGCAGCCGGAACAGGTTGCGGCATATGGACCGGTGCTCTCTTCCACGGGCCCGCTCATTATCGGACGGAAGCCTGACAATACGTACTATTTCCAGGGCGCGATCGACGAAGTCATTATTTTCAATCGTGCGCTGTCACAGTCAGAGATAACTGGCCTGTACAATTTTCCGCCATATTCCAGTCCCATTCTCATCCCCGTGCCGAGCCCGACCACCAACCGCAGGCCCGCGCTGTCCTGGCACACAGTGCCGCAGGCCGCGGCCTACACGGTCCAGGTTGACACCACGCGTCTGTTCGCCAAGCCGTGCCTGAAAACGCCGCTGCTCGACACGACCTACCAGGTTCCCATCGACCTTCCCGTCGACACGATCTACTGGCAGGTGATCGCCGGCATAAACGACTCCACGATGTATTACTCGGAAATCGGTTCGTTCGTCATCCAGGACCCGAGGGTCCCGTTGCTCATCCCCTATGAGCCCAAGGTCACCCAGGAGCGAAGACCCGCACTCGCATGGCATCCCGTTGCAGGCGCGACCACCTACACCCTGGAGGCGGCAACCAACGGCCTTTTCACCAATTTGGTATTGCTGTCGCCCATGCCCGACACGCACTATGTTGCGCAAACGGATTTTCCCATAAGCACCATTTACTGGCGGGTGAAATCGGACCTCGTTGACAAATGGTCAACCGTCGACACGTTCCAGATCATGCCCGATACGATTCCATTCCTCATCCGGTTCAACGGCGCGACCCTTTCGACCAAAAGGCCGACGTTTTTGTGGCACCCGGTGGCCAACGCCGGCGGCTACCGGATCGAAGCCGCCTCAGACCGCAACTTTACGCAGAATTACACCACCGTTCCCGTCCCCGACACCTTTTACGCGCCCCTCGTCGATATGACGCAGGGAACATGGTTCTGGCACGTGAGCTGCGGAAGGAACTACCAGCTTTTCAGCCCCGCTGACAGCTTTGTGATTGCGCCCGTTGAAGTGATGCAGAATGCGAAAGCCGCGGCGGGCCCTCTGAGGATTTTAAGCGACGGGAGCCGCATCCGGATCATTCAGGACAGGGCATTTACCGGCCAGCCCGACGTGAGGATCTATTCCATCTCCGGGAAATGCTTGTACGAGGGAAGCGTCAATGCTACCGGCAGCGGGATGATACTGCTTGACAAATGCCTTCCGGCGGGGCTGTACATTGTTGAAATCAATGAAGCGAACAGGCTCACCAAGGGGAAGGTGCTGCTGAAATAA
- a CDS encoding lysophospholipid acyltransferase family protein: MKRFSHVLEYVGLRTIEIIAGMLPRRVTLWLGGVGGLALYYSGFYRKIVDCNLDHVGLFKESGRPAMVKALYRNMGKYGVELLRIGKKPPAFTVENIELVDSALARGKGVIAVLAHFGNWELLAAMFGSRYKELNVFSGRLHNTLVEKWMHEKRKETNVTLFYAAGALRKMLTVLKQNGILAMLIDQYAGDQGTVVPFLGKPARTYRTMAGMQCKTGCGVVLPYAILQHDGTYHVKIEACPEITVSRDSEDEFIAAAQKAHNDVISGWIMKYPEHYFGWFHRRFKDTISYL, encoded by the coding sequence ATGAAACGATTCTCCCACGTCCTCGAATACGTCGGCCTCAGGACCATCGAAATCATCGCTGGCATGCTGCCGCGGCGGGTGACGCTGTGGCTCGGCGGCGTCGGCGGCCTTGCATTATACTATTCCGGTTTTTACCGCAAAATCGTTGACTGCAACCTCGATCACGTTGGGCTGTTCAAGGAGTCGGGCAGGCCCGCCATGGTGAAAGCCCTTTACAGGAACATGGGCAAATACGGCGTGGAATTGCTGCGCATAGGCAAAAAACCCCCGGCCTTTACAGTCGAGAACATCGAGCTCGTGGATTCCGCCCTGGCGCGGGGCAAAGGCGTAATCGCCGTGCTCGCCCATTTCGGCAATTGGGAGCTCCTGGCCGCCATGTTCGGGTCGCGCTATAAGGAGCTGAACGTTTTCTCCGGCCGCCTCCACAATACGCTCGTTGAAAAATGGATGCATGAAAAAAGGAAAGAAACAAACGTGACCCTGTTCTACGCGGCGGGTGCGCTCCGGAAGATGCTCACCGTGCTCAAGCAGAACGGCATTCTTGCCATGCTCATCGATCAGTACGCCGGAGACCAGGGCACGGTCGTCCCGTTTCTCGGCAAACCCGCCAGGACCTACCGCACCATGGCGGGCATGCAGTGCAAGACCGGCTGCGGCGTGGTTCTTCCCTACGCGATCCTGCAGCACGACGGCACCTACCATGTGAAGATAGAGGCGTGCCCCGAAATCACGGTTTCACGCGACAGCGAGGATGAATTCATCGCGGCAGCGCAAAAGGCGCACAACGACGTGATTTCGGGATGGATCATGAAATATCCGGAGCATTATTTCGGATGGTTTCATAGAAGGTTCAAAGATACAATATCATATTTGTGA